The Chloroflexota bacterium genome contains the following window.
AGACCTCTTCCACGCCGATTTCTGGAACGACGATGAAGCGCTGGATTCGCTTGACTCCCCTCGTATCACCTTCCGCAACCTGCAGGTTCTCTCGCAGTATTTCGCCCAACCGCATCTGCTTTACGACGGCCGCATGCGCCATATCATCCTGTCCGAGCAAGGCTTTCATTCCGACGAAACCGAGCAGAGCGAGCGTATCCAGGCGGCAGCCTACGCGTTCGCCTATTGGAAGGTCCTGCAGTCGCCGGCCATCGAATCCTTCATCCTGCACGCCCACGTCGACAATAGGGACGAGTTTGATCTCAACCTGGGCATCTGGCGACGGGACAAAACCGCCGAGTCGGCCGACGCGCCAGGTACTGCCAAGCCGGTCTACCAGGTCTTTCGGGACATCGACGGCCCGCGGCAGGCGGAACTATTCGAGCAGGCGAGAGCTGTCGTGGGCAGCGGGAACTGGAAATAGCAGCGACCGTGCAGGAACTGCTCACCGGTCCCGACGCCAGGTCCGCCAATTCCTTTGAACAGCAAACTGCCATTGCGCCTGCGCTGCTGGACGACGTTCGCATCACCGCGGGCCAGGCAACCTGCGAGCTGCCGCCGCTCTCATTCGCGGCCGTGACCTTCTCCCTGTCGCGCTGATCGCGCCGCCAGTATCCATGCACGGGAGCGCATGCGCGCCGTCAATGAGGTCTTTGGCGTGGGCGGGCATCCTGCGATCCGCTCCGTAGCCGATTACGGCTGCCGGCAGACAGAGGTGCTGTTTCTCTATCCCCTCGACCTGGTGGCAGTGGACGAGCGCTTCGGCAGCTGGGTGGTGCAGTACGGTTATGCCAACTCCATCACCGCGGATAAGCTGGTACAGCGGGGAGAGGTGACGGCAGAGGGCCAGATGGCCGTAGGCGACGCGCGATACCGCGCCATCTGCGCGCTCTACGAGCCCTTTCCATCACGATTGCTGGTGGAATTGCTGACAGCTTTTGTCGAGGCCGGCGGTACCTTGATCTGGTCGGGTGTGCCCGCTCTTCGAGAGCGAGAGGGCCGGTCGCTGCCGCACGCATGGTGGAGAGAGTTGTTTGGCATCGAACTCACAACGACCAGGGATCCTCTCGGCCAGCCGCTGCCAGCCCGCCAGATAACCTTCGGCGGCGCGCTGGCCGGCGTCGCTCCCATGTCCATCCTAACCGACATGGTGGTGGACCGCGTGTGTCCGCTGCGGGCCCTGTCCGGCACCGAGACTGTGGCGACGTTGCGCAAAGGCGGAGCCAGCCACCCCCTTTGCGTGGGCACCCGCAAGCTGCATCCCCAGGGCGGCCAGGCCCTCTATCTCGGCTTCCGCCCGCGGGACGACCAGGCCGCGTCCACCGGGAAAGAAGTGCGAACCTGGTTCGAGATCCTTCACGCGGCGGGCGCCTATCCCGGTTCCGGCCTGTTCGCAGCGCAGGACAACCCCTCAGTGATCTCGCGTTCCAGCGAGTATGTTGCATCCAGCTTCCCCAATGGTGCCGTGGCCATCTGTCTCCACTACAGGCATCACGAGGAAAGCTGGCCTGGTGGTTTCTTCCGCGACGAGGAACTGGACGCCCGCATCATGCAGGAGAATCCCTTGCCACCCGACGATATCAATCTGGTGGACTGGCCAGTCGCCGGCCAATTGCTTCGCTTCAGAGGCCAGCACGCCGTAACCTGGCGTTGCGACGAAGATAGCAATCTGGTAGCCTTTGCCGGTTTCGGCTGCACGGGCATTGGTCTGGACAGCCGGCAGTGGTCCTGGTCCGATGAACCGGTTGACATCGCCTGGCACCCCCTCTCATCGGAACAGGCTACGGACGACTATGAGCCACTCTACCGCATATGGTGCGGCAGCACTGGCAGCGTGCGCCTGCCTTTGGGGCTGGATGGGACCGCGGACCTGGAAGTGTGGTTAGGTGCTTATCACCCGGTCGCTGACCGGCGTTGGGACGCTGTCCGCGGGCGAGTCGGAATCGGGGAGCGGCGCCTTACCTTCCGGCTGGATGACGGCGCGTTGCTTCTGGATGTTGATGAGTCGACCAGGGGACACTGGTTTTATGTGGTCAAGGGGTTCGATCAATCGTCATGCTGAGCGGGAGAACAGGTCGCACTCTTCGCTTACGCGTCTCAGCGAAGCATCTCGCGGTGCTGTCTGGGTCGTCAGGTGCACCGGGATGAGAGCTTCGCTCGGTGGATGAGGTTGCTCACACGCTGGATTCCCGCAGTCATCCTCGCGGACGCGGGGACCGCGGGAATGACGCTAAACGACAACCGTTGGCGTAGATAATTGGGCAGATGCGTAGGTCACGCTACCAGCGTGACATCTCTGGTAACTCGCATCGTCTAGCTCTCGCATCGTCTAGCTCTCGCATCGTCTAGCTCTCGCATCGTCTGCTGACGTGCTGACGTGCTGACGTGCTGACGTGCTGGCGTGACGTCACCGATCGCTGCCCGACAATGGCGTTCCGGCGCAAGTGTTAACAATTGACCATTGACAATTAGTCCATATCCTCCCCGCGCGACAGGATCGCTTTCTTCACCTCGCCAATGGCCCTGGTGATTTCAATCTCCCGCGGACAGGCCTGCACACAGTTGAAGACCGTCCGGCAGCGCCAGACACCCATCTTGTCGTTGAGGATCTCCAGTCGCTCTTCCGCACCCTGGTCGCGGCTATCGAAGATGAAGCGATGGGCCTGCACGAACGCAGCTGGCCCGAGGTACTCCTGGTTGGCCCAGAAGGAAGGACAGGAGGTGGTACACGCCGCGCAGAGAATGCACTTGGTTGTATCATCGAACCGTTCCCGATCCTCGATGGTCTGGAACTGCTCACGCCCTTCGGGCAGCGGATCTTCCCTGATGAAATAAGGTTTGACGGCACGATAGCTGGCAAAAAAGGGCTTCATGTCGACGACCAGATCCTTGATCACCGGCAGGCCACGCAAGGGCTCCACCGTGACCTTTTTGCCCAGATCCTGCATCAATACCTTGCAGGCCAGGCGGTTCCGGCCATTGATCACCATAGCATCGGAGCCACACACCCCATGGGCACAGGACCGGCGCAGAGTCAAGGTGCCATCCTGCTGCCACTTGACCTGGTGCAGTGCATCCAGCAACTGGTCGGTCGGGCTCACCTCCACGGTGTACTCGCCCCACCAGGCCTTTTCGTCCTTCTCCGGGATGAAGCGTTTTATGCGCAGCTTCACTAGCATAACTTACTCCTCTGCCAAAAACAATCGACAGCTGACCACCGACCACCGTCTTCTGAAAGCCGTCCACCGTCTTCTGGCTGCCGCCGTCCGCGGTCTGCCGTCTGTCGTCTTCTGAAAGCCGTCTGTCGTCTTCTGAAAGCCGTCCACCGTCTTCTGGCTGCCGCCGTCCGCGGTCTGCCGTCTGTCGTCTTCTGAAAGCCGTCTACCGTCTTCTGGCTGCCGTCCGCGGTCCGCCGTCTGTCGTCTTCTGAAAGCCGTCTGTCGTCTTCTGACTGCCGTCCGCGGTCTGCCGTCTGTCGTCTTCTGAAAGCCGTCTGTCGTCTTCTGATTAGTAGACTCTCTCCATCGGCTGGTAGCGCTCAATCACCACCGGCTTATAGTCCAGCTTATAATTGTCGCCTTCCATGGTGACCAGCGTATGCTTGAGCCAGTTCTCGTCGTCCCGCTGCTTGTAATCGTCCCGGGCGTGGCCACCCCGGCTCTCCCTGCGATTGAGGGCACTGATGGCCGTCACTTCCGCCAGATCGAGCAAACAGCCCAGCTCCCAGGCCTCCAGCAACTCGGTATTGAATCGCCTGCCCTGGTCGGCAACGACAACGCTCTTGTATTGCCGTTGCAGTTCCTGTATCTGTTCCAGGGCCTCAGTGATCAGAGCATCGGTGCGGAAAACACCCACATTGGACATCATCACTCGCTGCATGACCTGTCGAATGCCGGCAACTGAATGTTCCCCTGCACCCGATAGGAGTCCTGTCAATTCAGTCTCAACCCTGGCAGTCGGCGACGGTGGCAAAGGCGCCCAGTCTACTGTCTGGCAGAAATCGGCAATGGCAACCCCGCTGCGCTTTCCAAACACCACCAGGTCCACCAACGAGTTGGTACCCAGGCGATTGGCGCCATGCACGCTTACGCAGGCACACTCGCCTGCCGCGAAGAGCCCTGGCAGCACGGCATTGCCGGAATCGATCACCACTTCTCCATTCACATTGGTGGGAATGCCGCCCATGCCATAGTGTGCCGTCGGTTGAACAGGCATTGGATCCTTGATCGGGTCGATTCCCAGGTAGGTGCGGGTGAAATCGGCAATGTCGGGCAGCTTTCTTTCGATGTCCTCCGCAGTGATGCTACGCGGGCT
Protein-coding sequences here:
- a CDS encoding succinate dehydrogenase iron-sulfur subunit, which codes for MLVKLRIKRFIPEKDEKAWWGEYTVEVSPTDQLLDALHQVKWQQDGTLTLRRSCAHGVCGSDAMVINGRNRLACKVLMQDLGKKVTVEPLRGLPVIKDLVVDMKPFFASYRAVKPYFIREDPLPEGREQFQTIEDRERFDDTTKCILCAACTTSCPSFWANQEYLGPAAFVQAHRFIFDSRDQGAEERLEILNDKMGVWRCRTVFNCVQACPREIEITRAIGEVKKAILSRGEDMD